The following proteins are co-located in the Myxocyprinus asiaticus isolate MX2 ecotype Aquarium Trade chromosome 44, UBuf_Myxa_2, whole genome shotgun sequence genome:
- the LOC127434747 gene encoding charged multivesicular body protein 4c-like, producing the protein MSKISKLFKVSSSSSSSSSRPSSGSGSSSRSRHHRSRSGPSPQEAIHRLRETEAMLTKKQQYLESRIEQEITIAKKNGTKNKRAALQALKRKKRFEQQLTQIDGTLSTIEFQREALENATTNTEVLKNMGYAAKAIKGVHQNIDLDKIDSLMQDITEQQEVAQEISDAISRPFGDQFDEDELLAELAELEQEELEESMKNMGRLPSVPTTKLPSTRPSHPATSKKRVEDDHDMKRLAAWAS; encoded by the exons ATGAGTAAAATTTCAAAGTTGTTTAAAGTGAGCTCCTCTTCAAGCTCGTCCAGCTCCAGGCCCAGTTCTGGATCTGGATCAAGCTCTAGATCTCGGCACCACCGATCCAGGTCTGGTCCTTCACCCCAGGAGGCCATCCACAGACTGAGAGAGACAGAGGCGATGTTAACTAAAAAACAGCAATACCTAGAGAGCAGAATCGAGCAGGAGATCACGATTGCCAAGAAGAAtggcaccaaaaacaaaagag CTGCACTTCAGGCTCTTAAGAGAAAGAAACGCTTTGAGCAGCAGTTAACGCAGATCGATGGGACTCTGTCCACCATTGAGTTCCAGCGAGAAGCTCTGGAGAATGCCACCACAAACACAGAGGTCCTGAAGAACATGGGTTACGCTGCCAAAGCCATCAAAGGGGTTCACCAGAACAT AGATCTGGATAAGATTGATTCCCTCATGCAGGACATTACAGAACAGCAGGAAGTCGCTCAGGAGATCAGTGATGCCATCTCACGACCTTTTGGTGACCAGTTTGATGAG GATGAATTGTTGGCAGAGCTGGCAGAGTTGGAACAGGAAGAACTAGAAGAAAGTATGAAGAATATGGGTAGATTACCAAGTGTACCGACTACCAAACTACCCAGCACAAGACCAAGCCACCCTGCAA CATCCAAGAAGAGAGTGGAGGATGATCATGACATGAAGAGGTTGGCTGCATGGGCTTCCTAG
- the LOC127434732 gene encoding E3 ubiquitin-protein ligase TRIM16-like: MAEASILWAQDQFSCPICLDLLKDPVTISCGHNFCMDCIKGCWDQDDQNGVYSCPQCRQTFSPRPALGKNVMFAEMLEKLKKTGLQTAVPAQCYAGPGDVECDICTGRKHKAVKSCLVCLNSYCQNHLEQHESLFKGKRHNMIDATGRLHEMICRKHDKQLEIYCRSDQQCICYLCTMDVHKNHDTVTAVEERNEKQSLLEETQRKYQQKIQEREKKLQELKQAVNSHKRSAQTAVENSEKIFTELILSIERSRSEVIQLIRDQEKTAVSEAEGFLKQLEQEIDDLRRRHAELEQLSHTYDHIHFLQSFKSFSVPPGSTYISIITISSLFSFDDVGKSVSRLKEKLVDFCKEEIKKISDEVTYRKIIAPKEPKTRKEFLHYSSLLSLDPNTVNKNICLSEENRVATYTNTVQQYPDHPDRYNYFYKVLCRESVCGRCYWEVEWSGGVGISVTYKSIRRKGKGDECKFGCNDQSWRLFCSNSSCSFYHNNKCTALPAVSSSCRIGVYVDHSAGTLSFYSVSDTITLIYSVQTTFTQPLYPGFWLNEDSTLKLCRCIIM, translated from the exons ATGGCAGAAGCCAGTATTTTATGGGCTCAGGACCAGTTCAGCTGCCCAATCTGTCTGGATCTACTGAAGGATCCAGTGACCATTTCCTGCGGACACAATTTCTGTATGGACTGTATTAAAGGCTGCTGGGATCAGGATGATCAGAATGGAGTCTACAGCTGCCCTCAGTGCAGACAGACCTTCAGTCCAAGACCTGCTTTAGGCAAGAATGTGATGTTTGCTGAAATGCTGGAGAAACTGAAGAAGACTGGACTTCAGACTGCTGTTCCTGCTCAGTGTTACGCTGGACCTGGAGATGTGGAGTGTGACATCTGTACTGGGAGAAAACACAAAGCTGTCAAGTCCTGTCTAGTGTGTCTGAACTCTTACTGCCAAAATCACCTTGAGCAACACGAGAGTTTATTTAAAGGTAAGAGACACAATATGATTGATGCAACTGGACGACTACATGAGATGATCTGCAGAAAACATGATAAACAGCTGGAGATCTACTGCCGTTCTGACCAGCAATGCATTTGTTATCTGTGTACAATGGATGTACACAAAAATCATGATACTGTGACTGCTGTGGAGGAGAGGAATGAAAAACAG AGCCTTTTGGAGGAGACTCAAAGAAAATATCAACAGAAAAtccaggagagagagaagaagctTCAGGAGCTGAAACAGGCTGTGAACTCTCATAAG CGCTCTGCACAGACAGCAGTGGAGAACAGTGAGAAGATATTCACTGAGCTGATCCTCTCTATTGAGAGAAGCCGCTCTGAGGTGATACAGCTGATCAGAGATCAGGAAAAGACTGCAGTGAGTGAAGCTGAAGGATTCTTGAAGCAACTGGAGCAGGAGATTGATGATCTGAGGAGGAGACATGCTGAGCTGGAGCAGCTTTCACACACATATGATCACATCCATTTCCTGCAG AGTTTCAAGTCTTTCTCTGTTCCTCCTGGATCTACATATATATCCATCATCACTATCagttctctcttttcttttgatGATGTGGGAAAATCTGTTTCCAGACTGAAAGAAAAACTGGTGGATTTCTGCAAAGAAGAGATCAAAAAAATATCTGACGAAG TAACATACAGAAAAATCATTGCTCCCAAAGAACCTAAAACCAGGAAGGAGTTCCTACACT ATTCCAGTCTGCTCTCTCTGGATCCAAACACAGTGAACAAAaacatctgtctgtctgaggaGAACAGAGTGGCTACTTACACTAATACAGTTCAGCAGTATCCCGATCACCCAGACAGATATAATTATTTCTACAAGGTGTTGTGTAGAGAGAGCGTGTGTGGACGCTGTTACTGGGAGGTTGAGTGGAGTGGTGGGGTGGGTATATCAGTGACATATAAGAGCATCAGGAGGAAGGGGAAGGGTGATGAGTGTAAGTTTGGATGTAATGATCAGTCCTGGAGATTGTTCTGCTCTAACTCCAGTTGCTCATTCTATCACAATAACAAATGCACTGCTCTCCCTGCAGTGTCCAGCTCCTGTAGAATAGGAGTGTATGTGGATCACAGTGCAGGAACTCTGTCCTTTTACAGCGTCTCTGACACAATTACCCTCATCTACAGTGTCCAGACCACATTCACTCAGCCGCTCTATCCAGGGTTTTGGTTAAATGAGGATTCAACACTGAAATTATGTAGATGTATCATAATGTAG
- the LOC127434744 gene encoding GTPase IMAP family member 9-like: protein MNSDRPSNSSADDQLDPEDEKQFAAAARGAIRLPELRLILLGWRWPGKSLTGNTILGREEFHLERAAEFCVKRETEVDGRKVTVVDTPGWFSAQNTPGDYQQEMVRSVSMCSAGPHAFLLVIPVGMFTETDRAHIEENLALFGEDIWKHTLVVFTWAEVLKDRSIERHIRREGRDLQWVVDKCKKRYHVINNYIFGEHLQLPQLMEKVEKMVAEEGGYFTLKTDEKITSCKKQSHAQSLFQHDNLNTNGVKENQELGARPKQNGSCNSLRAMDVDPPQSLVEGVSE, encoded by the exons ATGAACTCAGACAGACCGTCAAATTCATCCG CTGATGACCAGCTTGACCCTGAGGATGAGAAACAGTTTGCAGCAGCTGCCCGTGGGGCTATCCGTCTCCCTGAGCTCCGTTTGATCCTGCTGGGGTGGAGATGGCCAGGTAAGAGCCTGACCGGCAACACCATCCTGGGACGTGAGGAGTTCCATCTGGAGCGTGCTGCTGAATTCTGCGTGAAACGTGAAACCGAGGTGGATGGACGCAAGGTAACTGTAGTAGACACACCTGGCTGGTTCTCAGCCCAGAACACACCAGGGGATTACCAACAGGAGATGGTCCGAAGCGTAAGTATGTGCTCCGCGGGACCCCATGCATTCCTGCTGGTTATACCTGTGGGCATGTTCACAGAAACGGACAGGGCTCATATTGAGGAGAACTTGGCACTGTTTGGAGAGGACATATGGAAGCACACCTTGGTGGTGTTCACCTGGGCAGAGGTTTTGAAAGACAGGTCCATAGAAAGGCATATACGAAGGGAGGGTCGTGACCTGCAGTGGGTGGTGGACAAGTGTAAAAAAAGGTACCACGTCATCAATAACTATATTTTTGGTGAACACCTGCAGCTGCCCCAGCTGATGGAGAAGGTCGAGAAGATGGTGGCTGAAGAAGGGGGTTACTTCACCCTTAAGACAGATGAAAAAATAacatcatgcaaaaaacaaagtCATGCTCAGAgcctgttccagcatgacaatctGAACACCAATGGTGTGAAAGAGAACCAAGAGCTCGGTGCGAGACCCAAACAGAATGGTTCCTGCAACTCACTACGCGCCATGGACGTCGACCCTCCACAGA